ACATTCGTTGGCGATGTTTTCTATCGATCGGGCGGTTTCGTCCAGCCGGTCGAGGACACATTGCCAATCTTTCGAGGCCTTTGGGGATATCAACGGTATGACAAACGTCAGGATTAATGACACTTGTGCTCTCCATGCGCCTATAACGCTCTAGCTAACCGCGATCTTGCTCTTGTCTGGCCAAAATTTATGCATTTATCGCGCCCGGTATTGGCGTAGGCCTGCCGACGGATTGCCTAGGCGGGGGCAGTGAAGGACAAACCGGTAGGGTGCGCTTCAATCCGGTTAGCTCGTCGAAGCACGCGAGTGAACGTTTACAATACGCCCTCGATCCACAGCACTTGACCCAGGTCGTGAACTACGGATTCCCCGTATGGGCGCATCGGGGAATGAAGAATAGGTTCCTAATCATATTGGCCAAAATAAGGAACCTTTCATGCTGTCACACCCAGACTGTTCTTGCCTGGCCGATGCCCCGCTCAAACGCCTCTCCCTGCAAACTGGCGAGGGCTTTCTGAAGGCGGATGTCTTCATCGCCTTGCATGACGGCAAGCCGGTTATCTGCAAGGACTATCAGAAGTTCAGGGGTAGTTGGCTGTCATGGCCCGCACAGTTCCTGGTGCGCCGGGAGGCACGGATGCTCGAGTATTTGAGTGACTGGCCCCACTCTCCTCGACTCATCGGCGTCATGGGCAAGCTGGTGCTTATGCTGGAGTACGTTCCCGGTGAGCTTCTGAGCGAATATATGGGTTCGGGGAGCCCCCTGTGTTTTTCCCAGCTCGTTGCTGCGATGCAGTCGCTTCACAAGCTATCGATTACGCACAACGATGTCCGGGGGAACAACATCATTCTCGGCCAGGATCGGGTGGTGCTGATCGACTTCGCAGGCGCCCTTCGCGGTCGCGGTCCCGGGCGATTCCTTCTTTCGCCGTTGCGACGCGCAGATATGGCTCACCTGCTCAAATACAAACGCCGTCT
The window above is part of the Marinobacter nanhaiticus D15-8W genome. Proteins encoded here:
- a CDS encoding Mn2+-dependent serine/threonine protein kinase; translation: MLSHPDCSCLADAPLKRLSLQTGEGFLKADVFIALHDGKPVICKDYQKFRGSWLSWPAQFLVRREARMLEYLSDWPHSPRLIGVMGKLVLMLEYVPGELLSEYMGSGSPLCFSQLVAAMQSLHKLSITHNDVRGNNIILGQDRVVLIDFAGALRGRGPGRFLLSPLRRADMAHLLKYKRRLAGEEATEEEKRRYRKASWIGMLQRLWKKRLLPHLKRRPSESGDSVSRP